In one window of Cytophagaceae bacterium ABcell3 DNA:
- a CDS encoding LysE family translocator, translating to MINSLISGVGFGFLLTIMLGPVFFGLLQTSINKGFKFGVYFAIGVAVSDVSFILITYFGIAGFLDNEFFQKLIGIFGGIFMSVFGLYYFFKPVEEVLPVTTIEENARKSSFILKGFVLNIFNPSVLFFWVGVVSFISVQYEDNHVQILSFFTAAVITVLTMDILKSYIANKIKKYFTTGFLKFLNKGLGAALFLFGLKLIYDSFAGTFHEHGPLF from the coding sequence ATGATTAACTCTTTGATCTCCGGTGTAGGATTTGGCTTTCTGCTGACCATTATGCTCGGCCCGGTATTTTTCGGGCTTTTGCAAACCAGTATTAATAAAGGTTTTAAATTTGGTGTATATTTTGCCATTGGCGTGGCTGTTAGTGATGTGAGTTTTATCCTTATTACCTACTTCGGAATAGCTGGATTTTTAGACAATGAGTTTTTTCAGAAACTTATTGGCATATTCGGAGGGATCTTTATGAGTGTTTTTGGACTTTACTATTTTTTTAAACCAGTTGAGGAGGTACTGCCTGTAACTACTATTGAGGAAAATGCCCGAAAATCCAGCTTTATACTTAAAGGTTTTGTACTCAATATCTTTAACCCTTCTGTATTGTTTTTCTGGGTAGGTGTAGTTAGTTTTATTTCTGTTCAGTATGAGGATAATCACGTTCAAATCCTTTCTTTCTTTACGGCAGCGGTTATTACGGTGTTAACTATGGATATCCTCAAATCTTATATTGCAAACAAGATCAAAAAGTACTTTACCACAGGCTTTCTTAAATTTCTGAACAAGGGGCTTGGTGCTGCTTTGTTTCTTTTTGGGTTAAAATTGATCTATGACTCGTTTGCAGGAACCTTTCATGAGCATGGCCCCCTTTTCTAA
- a CDS encoding endonuclease MutS2: protein MLFPDSVEQKLGFDQIRQRLETYCLSKPGRAFVSKIKFSGDHKYLQVLLRQTAEFLTILKQDISFPVSGFLDIYPCLEKIRPEGTFPEGQQFLDILSLLKTLDAIHKFLDYSEEEEYPHLKNLAKDVFVDRVVAKQIAQVLDDRGEVRDNASPELLQVRRELLSEKSRIRKETDRMLRLIKKEGYSAEDVSATIRNGRMVIPVAAEYKRKVKGFIHDESASGQTVFIEPAEVLEINNNIKSLEYRERREVIRLLIALSDSVRPYLPQLRKAAFFIGVIDFIRAKALLSIELSAVVPSVHKNPMMKWNNARHPLLELALHAQGRKIVPLNFDLNADERILVISGPNAGGKSVSLKTVGLLQYMLQCGLPVPMDESSEMGIFQDIFIDIGDEQSIENDLSTYSSHLSNMKFFLKMGAKKSLVLIDEFGTGTEPQMGGAIAEAILEQLNQLGVWGVITTHYTNLKLLAGTLPGFVNGSMRYDLKRLEPLYELEIGRPGSSYALEIAQKTGLPHQVIAVAREKAGKSQVDFDRMIRDMEKEKHKLVETSRRIREKERKLEKDLKEYTSLKEDLDKNKKEYINKAKAEAKELLKDANRRIEETIRNIKESKAEKETTKKLRDNLRQYSDKSLKTEVEQEYNAPDYEVEEGEIAEGDYVRVKESGAVGKVTALKGKNAELAIGELKSNVKVQRLEKISRKKYREHHAEKKESSATLSGLNKKMMAFTPDIDVRGRRGEEALAEVDGLLDSAIMFGAKDLRIVHGKGDGILRTLIRERLRTYPQVVSIDDEHADRGGAGVTLVKMRA, encoded by the coding sequence ATGTTATTTCCTGATTCGGTTGAACAAAAACTCGGATTTGATCAGATAAGGCAGCGCTTGGAGACCTATTGTTTAAGTAAACCAGGACGGGCGTTTGTATCTAAAATAAAGTTCTCGGGTGATCATAAGTATTTGCAGGTATTGCTGAGGCAGACTGCTGAGTTTCTGACTATCCTGAAGCAAGACATAAGTTTTCCAGTGTCTGGCTTTTTGGATATATATCCTTGTTTGGAAAAAATACGCCCAGAAGGGACTTTCCCGGAAGGACAGCAGTTCCTAGACATACTCAGCTTGCTTAAAACGCTTGATGCTATACACAAGTTTTTAGATTATTCTGAAGAGGAGGAGTACCCCCACTTAAAAAATTTGGCCAAAGATGTATTTGTGGACAGGGTTGTTGCTAAGCAAATTGCGCAGGTGCTAGATGATAGGGGCGAAGTTAGGGACAACGCCTCGCCAGAATTACTTCAGGTCAGGAGAGAGCTTTTGTCTGAAAAATCCCGGATTAGGAAGGAAACTGACCGTATGTTGCGGCTCATTAAAAAAGAGGGCTATTCGGCAGAAGATGTATCTGCCACCATTCGAAATGGCCGTATGGTTATTCCTGTTGCTGCTGAGTATAAACGGAAGGTGAAAGGGTTTATCCATGACGAGTCGGCTTCTGGACAAACTGTGTTTATTGAGCCTGCAGAGGTTCTTGAAATCAATAATAACATCAAAAGTTTGGAATATCGCGAAAGGAGAGAGGTTATCAGGTTATTGATTGCTCTTTCAGATAGCGTGAGACCTTATCTGCCTCAATTGCGAAAAGCTGCTTTTTTTATTGGCGTTATTGATTTTATAAGGGCCAAAGCTTTATTGTCAATAGAACTAAGTGCTGTAGTTCCTTCTGTGCATAAAAACCCTATGATGAAGTGGAACAATGCCAGGCATCCTTTGCTGGAACTGGCCTTGCATGCCCAGGGGCGCAAGATTGTTCCGCTTAACTTTGACTTAAATGCTGACGAACGGATATTGGTGATATCGGGGCCTAATGCCGGTGGTAAATCAGTAAGTTTGAAAACTGTCGGCTTATTGCAGTATATGCTACAATGTGGCTTGCCGGTTCCTATGGACGAATCTTCGGAAATGGGTATTTTTCAAGATATCTTTATTGATATTGGTGATGAGCAATCTATTGAAAATGATTTAAGCACCTACAGTTCCCATTTGAGCAATATGAAATTTTTCTTGAAAATGGGAGCAAAGAAAAGCTTGGTGCTTATAGATGAGTTTGGAACAGGTACAGAACCGCAAATGGGTGGGGCTATAGCAGAAGCAATTCTTGAGCAGTTAAATCAGCTTGGTGTTTGGGGCGTAATTACTACCCATTATACAAACCTGAAACTTCTTGCTGGTACATTGCCAGGTTTTGTGAATGGTTCGATGCGCTATGACTTGAAAAGACTGGAACCTTTATATGAACTGGAAATAGGGCGGCCAGGCAGTTCTTATGCCTTGGAGATTGCCCAAAAAACTGGTTTGCCGCACCAAGTGATTGCTGTGGCTCGGGAGAAAGCCGGAAAATCTCAGGTGGATTTTGACAGGATGATCCGTGACATGGAAAAGGAAAAGCATAAGCTTGTGGAAACCAGCAGGAGGATTAGAGAGAAGGAGAGGAAGCTGGAAAAGGATCTCAAAGAATATACTTCTTTGAAGGAAGATCTTGATAAAAACAAAAAGGAGTACATCAACAAAGCTAAGGCAGAGGCCAAAGAGTTGCTGAAGGATGCCAATAGACGTATTGAAGAAACCATACGGAACATCAAAGAGTCTAAGGCTGAGAAAGAAACCACGAAGAAATTGCGGGACAACCTGCGACAGTATTCTGATAAGTCCTTAAAAACGGAAGTTGAGCAGGAGTATAATGCTCCAGATTATGAAGTAGAGGAGGGCGAAATAGCTGAAGGTGACTATGTGCGGGTAAAAGAAAGCGGTGCTGTGGGAAAGGTTACGGCGCTCAAAGGTAAAAATGCTGAACTGGCTATAGGTGAACTCAAATCTAATGTCAAAGTTCAGCGCTTAGAAAAGATCAGCCGTAAGAAATATCGTGAACACCATGCAGAGAAAAAGGAAAGCAGTGCTACCTTAAGCGGTTTGAATAAAAAAATGATGGCTTTTACTCCCGATATTGATGTAAGAGGCAGAAGGGGCGAAGAAGCACTCGCAGAAGTGGATGGTTTGTTGGACAGTGCCATTATGTTCGGAGCTAAAGACCTTAGGATTGTTCACGGAAAAGGGGATGGCATTTTGCGCACACTGATAAGGGAGCGTTTAAGAACCTATCCTCAAGTAGTGTCTATAGATGATGAACATGCTGACCGCGGCGGAGCCGGAGTTACTTTGGTGAAAATGAGGGCTTGA
- a CDS encoding DUF4296 domain-containing protein, with translation MKKAFFILITALLAACASPEKPGENILTEDQMVDILLDIHTKEALVKTQNFPNDSAKAIYRRLEQDVFKKHDISRKQYEESYGFYLRNVKLLDGIYARLVDSLSLREGKGKVKVKD, from the coding sequence ATGAAAAAAGCTTTTTTTATTTTAATTACTGCGCTTCTTGCGGCATGTGCAAGCCCTGAAAAACCTGGTGAGAATATCTTGACCGAAGACCAAATGGTTGACATCTTACTGGATATTCACACTAAGGAGGCTTTGGTCAAAACACAGAACTTCCCTAATGATTCAGCAAAAGCTATCTATAGAAGATTGGAGCAAGATGTTTTCAAAAAACACGACATTAGCCGTAAGCAATATGAGGAAAGTTACGGGTTCTATTTAAGAAATGTCAAATTGCTGGATGGTATTTATGCCAGATTGGTTGATAGCCTTAGCTTAAGAGAGGGCAAGGGAAAAGTAAAGGTAAAAGATTAA